Proteins encoded in a region of the Rutidosis leptorrhynchoides isolate AG116_Rl617_1_P2 chromosome 9, CSIRO_AGI_Rlap_v1, whole genome shotgun sequence genome:
- the LOC139868486 gene encoding uncharacterized protein, whose amino-acid sequence MEVELFDMPLGGAKFTRINKRGTKLSCTDRALVSHNVLDTYSDLTLTALKRGCSDHTPIRFHGKLMDFGPTPFKFFHSWLQYEGLSSVVNSVFCSHEFMDVTFQDRFKLVKGRIKSWVKEEKKNPIIHILSHLNALESLLEQDLATEAQKEERLNLFHQLNLFKKVEEMDVFQKARVKWNLEGDENTKFFYGLINQKGSKKMLRGNG is encoded by the coding sequence ATGGAAGTTGAGTTATTTGATATGCCATTGGGTGGTGCTAAATTTACAAGGATTAATAAACGTGGGACTAAGCTAAGTTGCACTGATAGAGCTTTAGTTTCTCATAACGTTCTTGATACGTACTCAGACTTAACATTAACGGCTTTGAAAAGAGGGTGTTCGGATCATACACCTATTCGTTTTCATGGAAAACTTATGGATTTTGGACCAACTCCATTTAAATTTTTTCACTCATGGTTACAATACGAAGGGCTATCAAGTGTTGTCAATTCTGTATTTTGTTCGCATGAGTTTATGGATGTTACTTTCCAAGATAGATTTAAATTGGTAAAAGGGAGGATTAAATCTTGGGTTAAGGAggaaaaaaaaaatccaattatTCATATTTTGTCTCATTTAAATGCCTTGGAGTCTCTTTTGGAACAAGATTTAGCTACAGAAGCCCAAAAGGAAGAAAGGTTGAATCTTTTTCATCAACTCAATTTATTTAAAAAGGTCGAGGAAATGGATGTATTTCAAAAAGCTAGAGTAAAGTGGAATTTAGAAGGTGATGAAAATACGAAATTCTTTTATGGCTTGATCAATCAAAAAGGAAGTAAAAAAATGTTAAGAGGCAATGGTTGA